The Streptomyces sp. M92 nucleotide sequence ATCGAGGGCAAGTGGAAGACCACGCTGCTGTGGCTGCTGGAGTCGGGGCCCCACCGGCCGGCCGAACTGCGCCGTCAGGCACCGGGTCTCACCGAGAAGGTGCTGACCCAGGCGCTGCGCGAGATGGAGGCGGACGGCGTGGTGCACCGCGAGGTGTACGACGTGCTGCCGCCCAAGACCGAGTACTCCCTGACCGCGTTCGGCCGCGATCTCGCCGAGGCCCTCTCCCCCCTCTCCGACTGGGGCCACCGTCGCCTGGAGCTGCTGGCGGAACCGGAGGCCGCCGTCCGCGCGGCCTCCTGACGCCTGCCTGCCTGCCTGCCGCTTCAGTCTCGAACGGGGCGGGGCGCGTTGCCCAGTACGCACAAAAAAGTGGGTGCGGGCACTATTGCAAGCACCTGCTTGCAATAGTTAGCAAGCTGGTGCATGGTGGAGGCATGGCCTCGCTCAACGTCGGCAATCTCGGCAACCTCGGTGAGTACCTGCGCGAGCAGCGGCGCAACGCGCAGTTGTCGCTGCGGCAGCTCGCCGACGCCGCGGGCGTGTCCAATCCGTACCTGAGCCAGATCGAGCGCGGGCTGCGCAAGCCGAGCGCGGAGGTGCTCCAGCAGGTCGCCAAGGCGCTGCGGATCTCCGCCGAGACGCTGTACGTACGGGCCGGGATCCTCGACGCGGAGCGGGACCGGGACGACGTGGAGACGCGTGCGGTCATCCTCGCCGACCCCTCGCTCAACGAGCGGCAGAAGCAGGTGCTGCTCCAGATCTACGAGTCCTTCCGCAAGGAGAACGGGTTCGGGACCGACGCGGAGGAAGCGGCGCCGGCCCAGGACGCGGCGGCGGGCGACGCCGCCGGGGGCGCGGACTCCATACCGGGTCCCGGCACCCGTACGGCCGGCGGCGGCGAGCCGTAGCCGACAACCGGTGGCCGGCCGGGCGCGGGACCACCGCACAACCCCAAAACCCTCAGCAGAACGCGATTCC carries:
- a CDS encoding winged helix-turn-helix transcriptional regulator codes for the protein MAHRRIDPNVCGVTAAIAVIEGKWKTTLLWLLESGPHRPAELRRQAPGLTEKVLTQALREMEADGVVHREVYDVLPPKTEYSLTAFGRDLAEALSPLSDWGHRRLELLAEPEAAVRAAS
- a CDS encoding helix-turn-helix domain-containing protein; this encodes MASLNVGNLGNLGEYLREQRRNAQLSLRQLADAAGVSNPYLSQIERGLRKPSAEVLQQVAKALRISAETLYVRAGILDAERDRDDVETRAVILADPSLNERQKQVLLQIYESFRKENGFGTDAEEAAPAQDAAAGDAAGGADSIPGPGTRTAGGGEP